One bacterium genomic region harbors:
- the dnaK gene encoding molecular chaperone DnaK gives MGKVIGIDLGTTNSCMAAMQSGEAVVIPNAEGTRTTPSIVGFAKSNERLVGQVAKRQAVTNPENTIFSIKRFMGRRFDEASDEEKMVPYKTMAASNGDVRVEAQGKAYAPPEISAMLLQKLKTDAEAYLGEEVTDAVITVPAYFNDSQRQATKDAGKISGLNVLRIINEPTAAALAYGMDKKKNQKIVVYDLGGGTYDISVLELGDGVFEVKSTNGDTHLGGDDFDQMIIDWLADEFKKENAIDLRQDKMALQRLKEGAEKAKCELSSTTQTEINLPFITADASGPKHLVMSLSRARFEQLAGHLVDRTMEPMQKALKDAGYSASDIHEVILVGGQTRMPMVQQKVKEFFGREPNKGVNPDEVVALGAAIQAGVLKGDVKDVLLLDVTPLSLGIETLGGVSTKLIERNTTIPSKKSQIFSTAADNQSTVSIRVLQGEREMADDNRTLGRFDLTGIPSAPRGVPQIEVTFDIDANGIVHVSAKDLGTGREQKITITASSGLDDTEIDRMVKESESNAGDDKKKRHAVEAKNRGDSLVYNTEKILDEHGDKIEGAVKDQVKKSIEDLKKSLEKQDADEIEAACDKVEKMAQKVGEAVYAKASADKEGGAAQQEAASGTAEDKKEEDVVEAEYQAEDGQESKK, from the coding sequence ATGGGAAAAGTAATCGGAATTGATCTGGGGACAACCAATTCATGTATGGCAGCCATGCAAAGCGGCGAAGCGGTGGTTATTCCCAATGCAGAGGGGACGCGGACGACGCCCTCAATTGTGGGGTTTGCAAAAAGTAATGAACGCCTGGTCGGTCAGGTTGCCAAGCGTCAGGCAGTTACCAATCCGGAGAACACCATTTTTTCCATTAAGCGATTTATGGGTCGCCGGTTTGACGAAGCGAGTGACGAAGAAAAAATGGTGCCGTACAAAACCATGGCGGCATCCAACGGCGATGTCCGTGTTGAGGCGCAGGGCAAGGCGTATGCGCCGCCGGAAATTTCCGCCATGCTTTTGCAGAAATTAAAAACAGATGCAGAAGCCTACCTGGGCGAAGAAGTTACGGACGCGGTCATCACTGTGCCGGCTTATTTTAATGACAGCCAGCGTCAGGCGACCAAGGATGCCGGAAAAATTTCCGGGTTGAATGTGCTGCGTATTATCAATGAACCCACTGCGGCCGCGTTGGCATATGGTATGGATAAAAAGAAAAATCAGAAAATTGTGGTCTATGATCTGGGCGGCGGAACATATGATATTTCTGTTCTTGAATTGGGCGACGGTGTTTTTGAAGTAAAGTCAACCAACGGTGATACCCATTTAGGCGGCGATGATTTTGACCAGATGATTATTGATTGGCTGGCGGATGAATTTAAAAAGGAAAATGCCATTGATCTGCGTCAGGATAAAATGGCGTTGCAGCGGCTCAAAGAGGGCGCGGAAAAGGCCAAGTGCGAACTTTCCTCTACAACCCAGACCGAGATCAATCTGCCGTTTATCACTGCGGATGCCTCGGGGCCCAAACATTTGGTAATGTCTTTAAGCCGGGCGCGGTTTGAGCAATTGGCCGGCCATCTGGTGGATCGGACCATGGAACCGATGCAAAAGGCGTTGAAAGATGCCGGATATTCCGCAAGTGATATTCATGAAGTGATCCTGGTGGGCGGCCAGACACGCATGCCTATGGTACAGCAAAAGGTTAAAGAATTTTTTGGTCGTGAACCGAATAAGGGCGTCAATCCCGACGAAGTGGTTGCCTTGGGTGCTGCGATTCAAGCCGGAGTGCTCAAAGGGGATGTGAAGGATGTCCTTTTGCTGGATGTGACGCCCCTCTCTTTGGGGATTGAGACGCTGGGCGGGGTTTCCACCAAGTTGATTGAGCGCAACACGACTATTCCCAGCAAGAAAAGCCAGATTTTTTCCACAGCCGCAGATAACCAGTCCACGGTTTCCATTCGCGTCTTGCAGGGTGAAAGAGAGATGGCGGATGACAACCGTACTCTGGGCAGATTTGATTTAACCGGGATTCCGTCGGCACCGCGGGGTGTTCCTCAGATTGAGGTGACATTTGACATTGATGCCAATGGTATTGTGCATGTTTCGGCCAAGGATTTGGGAACCGGCCGGGAACAGAAAATTACCATCACGGCCAGCTCAGGTCTGGATGATACTGAAATTGATCGTATGGTTAAGGAGTCTGAATCCAATGCCGGGGATGACAAGAAAAAGCGGCATGCAGTGGAAGCAAAAAACCGTGGTGATTCGCTGGTCTACAATACGGAAAAAATTCTGGATGAGCACGGAGATAAAATTGAGGGTGCAGTCAAAGATCAGGTGAAGAAGTCGATTGAGGATTTGAAAAAGTCTTTAGAAAAACAAGATGCCGATGAGATCGAAGCTGCCTGCGATAAAGTTGAAAAAATGGCACAAAAAGTAGGGGAAGCTGTTTACGCCAAGGCTTCGGCCGACAAGGAAGGCGGCGCTGCCCAACAGGAGGCGGCTTCCGGCACGGCGGAGGATAAAAAAGAAGAGGATGTTGTCGAGGCGGAATACCAGGCTGAGGATGGTCAGGAAAGCAAGAAATAG
- the dnaJ gene encoding molecular chaperone DnaJ, whose protein sequence is MMATKRDYYEVLGVERGSNDDSIKRAYRNMAKKYHPDANPGNKGAEDKFKEINEAYEVLKDSKKKATYDQFGHAGVNAQAGGGGFSGGGFSDFGDMGDMFSEIFEGFFGGAGGRTGRSTQSRARRGSDLRYDLTINFMDSAKGKEVNLEIPRMETCDTCNGQGTKPGTHRKICHTCQGAGQVRMAQGFFSVMRTCPTCEGTGRIAEQPCTTCRGEGRRRTIRKISVKIPTGVDTGSRLKISGEGEAGMNGGPRGDLYVVIQVRNHELFIREDENVRCEIPVPFTIAALGGEIEVPTLQGMVSMKVPAGTQTGKTFRMRGKGFSNLRGLGTGDQMVTVVVETPAKLNNKQAMLLKEFVKITGPEAYPDVRRFKEHVRKL, encoded by the coding sequence ATTATGGCGACTAAACGTGATTATTATGAGGTGCTGGGTGTTGAGCGCGGTTCCAATGATGATTCCATCAAACGGGCCTATCGCAATATGGCTAAAAAATATCACCCGGATGCCAATCCGGGGAATAAGGGCGCGGAAGACAAGTTTAAGGAAATTAATGAAGCCTATGAGGTTCTCAAGGATTCCAAGAAAAAAGCGACCTATGATCAATTTGGACATGCCGGGGTCAATGCGCAAGCCGGTGGCGGTGGATTTTCAGGCGGCGGTTTCTCGGATTTTGGCGATATGGGGGACATGTTTTCGGAGATTTTCGAGGGTTTCTTTGGTGGTGCGGGCGGCCGGACAGGCCGGAGTACCCAGTCGCGGGCGCGACGCGGGTCTGATCTGCGTTATGATTTGACAATCAATTTTATGGACAGTGCCAAAGGCAAGGAAGTCAACTTGGAGATTCCGCGTATGGAGACTTGCGACACCTGCAACGGTCAGGGGACCAAACCGGGAACACACAGGAAAATCTGTCACACCTGTCAGGGTGCCGGACAAGTTCGTATGGCACAGGGATTTTTCTCTGTCATGCGTACCTGTCCTACGTGTGAAGGTACAGGCCGGATTGCAGAACAGCCCTGCACAACGTGTCGCGGTGAAGGTCGGCGGCGAACGATTCGGAAAATTTCAGTCAAAATTCCTACCGGGGTGGATACCGGGAGCCGTTTGAAGATATCGGGTGAAGGCGAGGCCGGTATGAATGGCGGTCCGCGAGGGGATCTCTACGTTGTGATCCAAGTCAGAAATCACGAACTTTTTATACGTGAGGACGAGAACGTACGGTGCGAGATTCCGGTTCCGTTTACCATTGCGGCATTGGGAGGGGAAATCGAGGTTCCCACGCTGCAGGGAATGGTTTCCATGAAGGTGCCGGCAGGGACACAGACCGGCAAGACTTTTCGCATGCGCGGCAAGGGATTTTCCAACCTGCGCGGGCTGGGCACCGGCGATCAGATGGTGACCGTGGTGGTCGAGACTCCGGCTAAGTTAAACAACAAACAGGCGATGCTGCTTAAAGAATTTGTTAAGATTACCGGACCTGAAGCGTATCCTGATGTTCGGCGGTTTAAGGAACACGTCCGCAAACTTTAA
- a CDS encoding DUF1957 domain-containing protein: protein MAEIGYLMMVLHAHLPYVRHPEHEDFLEEDWFYEAITETYIPLIDMCESLSADGVHFRLTLSLTPPLLTMFADPLLQERYIKHINLLIELAEKEVERTRWQSEFNNTAQMYLERFRHSRWLFEEKYHRNLIEAFRKFQDLGYLEIITCGATHGYLPLMVNKTAQRAQIAVAVQTHEKYLGVKPRGIWLPECGFEPGMDEILRDCGIRFFYMDTHGVFHGTPRPKYGIYAPVYTRSGIAAFGRDVESSKQVWSSKEGYPGDCNYREFYRDIGFDLEYDYIRPYIHGDGFRIPTGIKYYKITGEQDHKEPYNQDLARAMTADHAGNFMFNRQKQATYLKGLIHKNPLIVSPYDAELYGHWWYEGPQFLENLFRKIHFDQDELSVVTAPEYLKENPSLQVVSPNMSSWGYKGYHEQWLDGSNDWVYKHLHKAAERMIELADTYQEPSYLERRALNQAARELLLAQSSDWAFIMKTGTMVEYAIKRTKDHLGRFTRLYFDIKHNRLDLDWMSDIEYKDNIFSDISYEVYQSKNG, encoded by the coding sequence ATGGCGGAAATTGGATATTTAATGATGGTACTGCATGCCCATTTGCCTTATGTGCGGCATCCTGAGCATGAAGACTTTCTTGAAGAAGACTGGTTTTACGAAGCGATTACAGAGACATACATTCCACTGATTGATATGTGTGAATCTTTGTCGGCGGATGGTGTTCATTTTCGGTTGACTCTGTCATTGACACCGCCGTTATTGACCATGTTTGCTGATCCGCTTTTGCAGGAACGCTATATCAAACACATCAATCTGTTGATTGAGCTGGCGGAAAAAGAGGTGGAGCGGACCCGCTGGCAGTCTGAATTCAACAATACAGCCCAGATGTATTTGGAGCGTTTTCGGCATTCCCGTTGGCTGTTTGAGGAAAAGTATCATCGGAATTTGATTGAAGCATTTCGGAAATTTCAGGATTTGGGATATCTTGAAATTATTACATGCGGCGCCACCCATGGTTATCTTCCCTTGATGGTCAATAAAACAGCCCAGCGTGCCCAGATTGCTGTGGCGGTCCAGACACATGAAAAGTATTTGGGGGTCAAACCCCGTGGTATCTGGTTGCCGGAATGCGGTTTTGAACCAGGGATGGATGAAATTTTACGGGATTGTGGAATTCGTTTTTTTTATATGGATACACACGGGGTTTTTCATGGAACGCCCCGTCCTAAATACGGTATTTATGCGCCGGTTTATACACGTAGTGGTATTGCGGCGTTCGGCCGGGATGTTGAATCTTCCAAGCAGGTCTGGAGCTCTAAGGAAGGATATCCCGGGGATTGCAATTACCGGGAGTTTTATCGCGATATTGGTTTTGATTTAGAGTATGACTATATTCGTCCGTATATTCATGGAGATGGATTTAGGATACCGACCGGGATAAAATATTACAAAATAACCGGTGAGCAGGATCACAAGGAACCGTATAATCAGGACCTGGCCCGCGCGATGACGGCTGACCATGCGGGGAATTTTATGTTCAACCGTCAAAAGCAGGCAACGTATCTCAAGGGGTTGATTCATAAAAACCCCTTGATCGTTTCACCCTATGACGCGGAGCTATACGGCCATTGGTGGTATGAAGGTCCGCAATTTTTGGAAAATCTTTTTAGGAAAATTCATTTTGATCAGGATGAATTAAGCGTGGTTACCGCGCCGGAATATCTGAAGGAAAATCCGAGCTTGCAGGTTGTGTCACCCAACATGTCATCCTGGGGATATAAAGGGTATCATGAACAATGGCTGGATGGGTCCAATGACTGGGTTTACAAGCATTTGCACAAGGCGGCGGAACGGATGATCGAGCTGGCCGATACCTATCAGGAACCCAGTTATCTTGAACGCCGGGCACTGAATCAGGCGGCACGTGAATTATTGTTGGCGCAAAGTTCGGATTGGGCCTTTATTATGAAGACCGGCACGATGGTGGAATATGCGATTAAAAGAACCAAAGATCATTTGGGCAGGTTTACGCGGCTTTATTTTGATATTAAACATAATCGTTTAGATCTCGATTGGATGTCCGATATTGAATATAAGGACAATATTTTTTCTGATATCAGTTATGAAGTTTACCAGTCTAAGAATGGGTGA
- the aroE gene encoding shikimate dehydrogenase: MAPKHAFITGETKLAGVIGWPITHTLSPVMQNIAFMYYNLAVTYVPLGVPPQGLKMLLMSLQQLGAVGVNVTIPYKEKVMSFLDQLAPSAKAIQAVNTIVFQSGKMVGHNTDGFGFLASLKGVQTLHQKQAVLLGGGGAGRAVAISLAQANVRKITIVDIDEKRLRKLVREVKALGCSHVAGMRPGTEALKQCLQQTDLLVNATPLGLKAGDPLPIPQDWMPKRKCVMDLVYGRRPTSFFTGAARKQNRVVPGWKMLLLQGAESFRLWTGKKPPVAKMEAALLLAAGIKK; this comes from the coding sequence ATGGCCCCGAAACATGCATTTATTACAGGGGAAACAAAATTGGCCGGCGTGATTGGCTGGCCTATCACGCATACCTTGTCGCCGGTGATGCAGAATATTGCTTTTATGTATTACAACTTGGCAGTAACCTATGTCCCATTGGGTGTTCCACCTCAGGGGTTGAAAATGCTGTTGATGAGTTTGCAGCAACTAGGTGCGGTCGGGGTTAATGTTACGATTCCTTATAAAGAAAAAGTTATGTCTTTTTTGGATCAACTTGCTCCCAGTGCCAAGGCAATTCAAGCGGTCAACACCATTGTTTTTCAATCCGGGAAAATGGTCGGCCATAATACGGATGGGTTTGGTTTTCTTGCCAGCTTAAAAGGGGTCCAGACGTTGCATCAGAAACAAGCGGTCCTACTTGGCGGCGGTGGTGCCGGCCGGGCCGTCGCAATTTCGCTGGCACAAGCCAATGTCCGGAAAATAACGATTGTGGATATTGACGAAAAGCGTTTGCGGAAATTAGTCCGGGAGGTTAAGGCGTTGGGGTGCAGTCACGTTGCGGGGATGCGTCCGGGGACGGAGGCGCTGAAACAGTGTTTGCAACAAACTGATCTTTTGGTTAATGCCACACCCTTGGGGCTCAAAGCAGGCGATCCCTTGCCAATCCCGCAGGATTGGATGCCGAAAAGAAAATGTGTGATGGATTTGGTCTATGGCAGGCGGCCTACGTCTTTTTTTACCGGGGCTGCGCGCAAACAAAATCGTGTGGTTCCGGGTTGGAAAATGCTGCTTTTGCAGGGTGCGGAATCATTCCGCTTGTGGACCGGAAAAAAACCACCGGTCGCAAAGATGGAAGCGGCATTGCTTCTGGCAGCCGGGATAAAAAAATAA
- the hrcA gene encoding heat-inducible transcriptional repressor HrcA: protein MELVLSREQTVMVAVIEQYIASAEPVSSQQLCRHYGFPYRSATVRSILATLEEKGYLIHPYTSAGKIPTVKAYRFFVEALLPPSGGDGMDRRRPYYELLKHVQEEDKLIGLTAKVLAVSSQLLAVTWMSSTIEERLAHLQLVSLSRHRLLVIVHTMAGDEFHKVFSTEETLGTLLIKQVADLVNRRARGRTADELERLAKVAWPGLERNTLKLLRRALRWTGMHLSGLDRAVRIEGASNLMEQPEFNNLPATRQLLTLLDQREQFVRSLEAPGIERQGVRVVINERAMAEAMPVLSLVSEEILSRKSKTVRIGVIGPIRMAYGKIIPLIKNTADVLAEIINIK, encoded by the coding sequence ATGGAATTAGTCTTATCCAGAGAACAAACTGTCATGGTTGCCGTGATTGAGCAGTACATTGCATCAGCCGAACCGGTGAGCTCGCAGCAACTATGCCGGCACTATGGGTTCCCCTACAGGTCGGCCACTGTCCGGAGTATTCTCGCAACATTAGAGGAGAAGGGGTATTTAATTCACCCGTATACTTCAGCCGGAAAAATTCCTACGGTGAAGGCATACCGTTTTTTTGTGGAAGCCTTATTGCCCCCGTCGGGGGGGGATGGCATGGATCGCCGGCGGCCTTATTATGAATTGCTTAAACATGTGCAGGAAGAGGACAAGCTGATCGGTTTAACGGCCAAGGTGTTGGCGGTTTCTTCCCAATTGCTGGCCGTGACTTGGATGTCGAGCACAATCGAGGAACGGTTGGCCCATTTACAGTTGGTGTCATTGAGCCGGCATCGTCTTTTGGTGATCGTTCATACCATGGCGGGCGATGAATTTCATAAAGTGTTTTCTACGGAGGAGACACTGGGAACGCTGTTAATTAAACAGGTGGCGGATCTCGTCAACCGCAGGGCAAGAGGACGGACGGCGGATGAGTTGGAACGGCTGGCCAAGGTGGCCTGGCCGGGGTTGGAGCGCAACACCCTCAAGTTGTTAAGACGTGCTCTGCGCTGGACCGGAATGCATTTAAGCGGTTTGGACCGTGCCGTGCGCATTGAAGGGGCATCAAATTTAATGGAACAGCCGGAATTCAACAATTTGCCGGCGACACGACAACTGCTGACATTGCTGGATCAGAGGGAACAGTTCGTACGTTCTTTAGAAGCGCCCGGGATTGAACGGCAAGGTGTGCGTGTGGTGATTAATGAACGTGCCATGGCAGAGGCCATGCCGGTGTTGTCCCTGGTTTCCGAGGAAATTTTGTCGCGCAAAAGCAAAACAGTTCGTATCGGTGTGATTGGCCCGATACGTATGGCGTATGGAAAAATTATTCCGCTGATAAAAAATACAGCGGATGTATTGGCGGAAATAATAAACATCAAATAA
- the grpE gene encoding nucleotide exchange factor GrpE — MWYENSEEKKSSKKRESTSDSVQEGTINTLGNAFPGSSDPTKAFDEDDGVSDGAVTHDEISALKKAIKEQEEKANLNYDRYLRALAELENYKKRMNRDRTDLLRYAGEDLLMEILPVVDNLERTLEHTQKSTDVKKVIEGVQLIYRQFIKSLEKSGVTRIEKTPCVFDPAIHQALQRVDDKSVADDTVIAILQKGYTLNGKVVRPAMVKVAKH, encoded by the coding sequence ATGTGGTATGAAAATTCAGAAGAAAAAAAATCTTCGAAAAAGCGGGAATCAACAAGTGATTCGGTCCAGGAGGGCACCATCAATACTCTGGGAAATGCTTTTCCCGGTTCTTCGGACCCGACCAAAGCCTTTGATGAGGATGATGGCGTTTCCGATGGTGCGGTGACCCATGATGAGATCAGTGCGCTGAAAAAAGCCATTAAAGAACAGGAAGAGAAGGCAAATTTAAATTATGATCGCTACTTGAGAGCCTTGGCTGAATTGGAAAACTATAAAAAAAGAATGAACCGGGATCGCACTGATTTGCTCCGCTATGCCGGCGAAGATTTACTCATGGAAATTCTCCCGGTGGTGGATAACCTGGAACGTACCTTGGAACACACGCAGAAGTCGACAGATGTTAAAAAAGTGATTGAGGGTGTGCAACTGATTTATCGTCAGTTTATAAAATCATTGGAAAAATCGGGTGTTACGCGAATTGAGAAAACACCATGTGTTTTTGATCCGGCGATCCATCAGGCATTGCAGCGAGTGGACGACAAAAGTGTGGCGGATGATACGGTGATTGCCATTTTACAAAAAGGCTATACCTTAAACGGCAAAGTCGTCAGACCTGCCATGGTCAAGGTCGCCAAGCATTAA
- a CDS encoding DUF4912 domain-containing protein, which yields MEKKKPAKKVVKKAAVTKRPVKKTVAKKTAKTGKQVKSPAKKAVAKKSVKKAVVKKQKTVSRISAKAGKPVSKEVAEKKDQAMSSSAMPVFQDSGGNENDFWQDSYEDNRIVLMIRDPYWCFVYWDLSMDRQTEVIREIQNASAKIVLRIYDVTDIEFDGSNAHRTQDIEVTEEATNWYINVWDADRAYCVDLGLLYSDGHFVTLARSNVVTTPRDSVSPVVDEEWMVVDETFDRLYKSAGASAPGQTSEGITKYMLKRVRADVTSGGLASMGSEGGRPQPVKTGDFWLVVNTEVIVYGATEADANVTIQGQPVKLNQDGTFSVRYALPDGKQRIIVEAESSEGTQQRKITPVIGKHTE from the coding sequence ATGGAAAAGAAAAAGCCGGCTAAAAAAGTGGTTAAAAAAGCAGCTGTTACTAAACGACCTGTAAAAAAAACAGTTGCTAAAAAAACCGCAAAAACAGGCAAACAGGTGAAATCACCGGCGAAAAAGGCGGTGGCGAAGAAATCTGTAAAAAAAGCTGTCGTGAAAAAACAGAAAACGGTTTCCAGGATTTCAGCCAAGGCCGGAAAACCTGTTTCTAAAGAAGTCGCTGAAAAAAAAGACCAGGCAATGTCATCATCGGCGATGCCGGTTTTTCAGGATAGCGGCGGAAATGAAAACGATTTTTGGCAGGATTCCTATGAGGATAATCGCATTGTTCTGATGATCCGCGATCCCTATTGGTGTTTTGTTTACTGGGATTTGTCCATGGACCGCCAGACTGAAGTAATCCGGGAAATTCAGAATGCTTCAGCCAAGATTGTTTTGCGGATCTATGATGTTACTGATATCGAATTTGATGGTTCCAATGCCCACCGGACGCAGGATATTGAAGTGACCGAAGAAGCCACCAATTGGTATATCAATGTTTGGGATGCGGACCGTGCTTATTGTGTTGATCTGGGATTGCTTTATTCAGATGGGCACTTTGTGACACTGGCCCGCTCCAATGTTGTCACCACACCCCGCGATTCGGTTTCGCCGGTCGTGGATGAAGAATGGATGGTGGTTGATGAGACTTTTGACCGGCTGTATAAATCAGCGGGTGCTTCAGCACCGGGTCAAACATCGGAAGGTATTACCAAGTATATGCTTAAAAGAGTCCGGGCTGATGTAACTTCCGGCGGTTTGGCAAGCATGGGATCTGAGGGCGGGAGACCGCAACCCGTGAAAACAGGGGATTTTTGGTTGGTCGTCAACACAGAGGTCATCGTCTATGGCGCGACTGAAGCGGATGCGAATGTTACCATTCAAGGCCAGCCCGTTAAACTGAATCAGGACGGGACCTTTTCCGTACGCTATGCCTTGCCTGACGGCAAACAACGGATTATCGTTGAAGCCGAAAGCAGTGAAGGCACACAACAACGTAAAATCACGCCTGTTATTGGAAAACATACCGAATAA
- a CDS encoding type II secretion system GspH family protein, with the protein MRQLASQEKGFTYIEIAIFIAILGIVAALAYPYFQDLREKARESTTKANISAIKAAISIYYGDHEGIWPTTLDVMDKTPGYGFGDYLPVMPKVLVTYPDDTAKSPAGNQVIYKAFNEAPGLSKPAVQGIGWRYDGPNQSNTGRIWINSSYTDTNGVSYTTYGY; encoded by the coding sequence ATGCGACAATTGGCATCTCAGGAAAAAGGGTTTACGTATATTGAAATTGCGATTTTCATTGCGATACTTGGCATTGTCGCGGCATTGGCATATCCCTATTTTCAGGACTTGCGGGAGAAAGCGCGGGAGAGTACGACCAAAGCGAATATCAGCGCGATCAAGGCTGCGATCTCAATTTACTATGGTGATCATGAAGGGATTTGGCCGACAACCCTGGATGTGATGGATAAAACACCTGGTTATGGATTTGGTGATTATCTTCCGGTGATGCCCAAAGTTTTGGTGACCTATCCGGATGATACTGCTAAAAGTCCGGCCGGAAATCAAGTGATCTACAAGGCTTTCAATGAAGCGCCGGGTTTAAGCAAACCCGCTGTTCAAGGTATTGGCTGGCGCTATGACGGCCCTAACCAGTCCAATACCGGGCGTATCTGGATTAACAGTTCCTACACGGATACAAATGGTGTTTCTTATACAACCTATGGCTATTAA
- a CDS encoding 16S rRNA (uracil(1498)-N(3))-methyltransferase: MGLPRFILTPEDFQTRPLLLSGGDAHHCRILRLKPNDPVLISDGRGKEYHARIIHFLKNSVELILGEVSQHQPESPLAVTLFQGFAKGSKLDWIIQKTTELGVAGIVPVISGFSQMKLVDGREHRFDRWQEIARQAVRQSGRTVVPKVAQPICFTKSLETVSKEHLSILFQASESPEQGWQAQLAGLKRPDALSLWVGPEGGFTQEEVVAARKKGVRTVKLGPRILRSETAGVAAVTLAQFFWGDIS, from the coding sequence ATGGGACTGCCGCGATTTATCCTGACACCGGAAGATTTTCAGACCCGGCCACTGCTGTTGTCCGGCGGTGATGCCCACCATTGCCGCATTCTTCGGCTTAAGCCCAATGATCCGGTATTGATTTCGGACGGCCGGGGCAAAGAATACCATGCCCGAATTATTCACTTTTTAAAAAATAGCGTTGAACTCATACTGGGTGAGGTATCCCAACACCAGCCCGAGTCTCCGCTTGCAGTGACATTGTTTCAGGGGTTTGCCAAGGGGAGTAAATTAGACTGGATTATTCAGAAAACCACAGAGCTGGGTGTTGCTGGGATTGTTCCGGTTATTTCCGGTTTTTCACAGATGAAACTGGTGGATGGACGGGAACACCGTTTCGACCGCTGGCAGGAAATCGCGCGGCAGGCAGTTCGTCAGTCAGGCCGTACGGTGGTACCGAAGGTCGCGCAGCCTATTTGTTTTACGAAGAGTTTAGAAACAGTTTCTAAGGAACATCTGAGTATTTTGTTTCAAGCATCGGAGTCGCCGGAGCAGGGATGGCAGGCACAATTGGCCGGTCTCAAACGTCCGGACGCGCTTTCGCTTTGGGTGGGACCGGAAGGCGGTTTTACCCAAGAGGAAGTAGTTGCCGCCCGGAAAAAAGGTGTTCGCACGGTCAAGCTCGGTCCCAGGATTTTGCGCTCTGAAACAGCCGGTGTGGCGGCGGTTACTTTGGCACAATTTTTTTGGGGGGACATTTCCTGA
- a CDS encoding PilT/PilU family type 4a pilus ATPase: MITIEMLIRLLFEKKASDLHITSNAAPTLRIDGEIVSSELERLKPELCATLIYQVLTDEQREKLGRENEITISFGIGNIGRVRMNVFKQQGNIAANLRRIPDEITNFEELGLPPIVTDIVQLPKGLVLVTGPTGSGKSTTLAAMINWINQNKAVHVLTIEEPIEYIFNHEKSIVNQREIGTDSENFGSALKNALCSDPDVVLLSEFKTPQTIAAALTLAETGHLVIAAMESTDSVQAIYRIVSTFDPHEQFRVRVQLSTVLQAIMAQQLLPRGYSSGRAMACEILIPTSAVRNLIREEKEQQISAVMQTGSEYGMQTMNQALFDLYQKQLVTYNEIFSRTTDPRDLQQLVKGTM, from the coding sequence ATGATCACCATTGAGATGCTTATTCGCCTGTTGTTTGAAAAAAAAGCGTCTGATTTACATATTACTTCCAATGCGGCGCCAACCTTACGCATTGATGGGGAAATTGTAAGCAGCGAGCTGGAGCGGCTTAAACCTGAATTGTGTGCGACTTTAATTTATCAGGTGCTGACCGACGAACAACGGGAAAAATTAGGCCGGGAAAACGAGATTACCATTTCATTTGGGATCGGAAATATCGGACGTGTTCGCATGAATGTTTTTAAGCAGCAGGGAAACATTGCAGCCAACCTGCGGCGTATTCCTGATGAGATCACCAATTTTGAAGAATTAGGGTTGCCGCCGATTGTGACGGACATTGTTCAGCTTCCCAAAGGACTGGTGTTGGTTACCGGCCCGACCGGTTCGGGAAAATCAACGACCTTGGCCGCCATGATCAATTGGATTAATCAGAATAAAGCGGTCCATGTTCTCACCATTGAAGAACCGATTGAGTATATTTTTAATCATGAGAAGTCAATTGTCAACCAGCGGGAGATTGGCACCGATTCGGAAAATTTCGGGAGTGCTTTGAAAAACGCACTTTGTTCGGATCCGGATGTTGTGCTGCTTAGTGAGTTTAAAACACCGCAAACCATTGCGGCGGCGCTGACCCTGGCTGAGACCGGGCATTTGGTTATTGCAGCTATGGAATCTACCGACTCTGTGCAGGCAATTTATCGGATTGTCAGTACGTTTGATCCGCATGAGCAGTTTCGCGTGCGTGTGCAGCTTTCCACGGTGCTGCAGGCCATCATGGCGCAGCAGCTTTTGCCGCGTGGTTATTCTTCGGGGCGCGCCATGGCCTGCGAGATTTTGATTCCCACTTCGGCGGTGCGTAATTTAATTCGTGAGGAAAAAGAGCAGCAAATTTCTGCAGTCATGCAGACTGGAAGTGAGTATGGCATGCAAACCATGAATCAGGCATTGTTTGATTTGTATCAGAAGCAACTGGTAACGTATAATGAAATATTTTCCAGAACCACTGATCCGCGTGACTTACAACAACTGGTTAAAGGCACCATGTAG